The genomic interval GCGCGGCATACTCTCTTATATCTTGAGTGATTCGCATGCTGCAAAATTTCGGCCCGCACATGGAGCAGAAATGAGCAGATTTAGCTGCATCTGCCGGAAGCGTCTCATCGTGGTAAGCCATCGCACGCTCTGGATCAAGCGACAGATGGAATTGATCACGCCAACGAAACTCGAATCGCGCTTTGGACAATGCATCATCACGCAGCTTCGCTCCCTGGTGCCCTTTCGCCAAGTCAGCCGCATGCGCTGCGATTTTGTAAGTAATAACGCCTTCCTTCACATCCTCCTTATTCGGGAGCCCAAGGTGCTCCTTCGGTGTTACATAACAAAGCATCGCCGTGCCGAACCATCCAATCATCGCAGCTCCAATTGCCGAAGTAATATGATCATAGCCTGGCGCGATATCGGTCGTTAGCGGTCCTAATGTATAGAAAGGCGCTTCATCGCATACTTCCAGCTGACGATCCATATTTTCTTTGATCAAATGCATAGGCACATGGCCAGGGCCTTCAATCATCACTTGTACATCATGTTTCCATGCGATCTTCGTTAGCTCACCAAGCGTATCCAGCTCAGCAAACTGAGCAGCGTCATTGGCATCTGCTATAGAACCGGGTCTCAGGCCGTCACCGAGCGAGAATGATACGTCGTATGCTTTCATAATTTCACAAATGTCTTCAAAATGCGTATATAGGAAATTCTCCTTATGATGTGCCAGGCACCAAGCTGCCATAATTGATCCGCCTCGCGAGACAATGCCCGTAACGCGCTTTGCCGTGAGTGGTATATAGCGCAGCAGCACACCAGCATGAATCGTAAAATAATCAACGCCCTGCTCGGCTTGTTCAATAAGTGTATCGCGGAATACTTCCCAGCAAAGGTCTTCTGCTTTGCCGTTCACTTTCTCCAGCGCCTGATAAATGGGCACTGTGCCAACTGGAACTGGTGAATTCCGCACGATCCACTCCCGCGTCGTATGGATGTTTTTCCCCGTGGACAAATCCATAATCGTATCGGCTCCCCAGCGCGTCGCCCAAGTCATCTTCTCCACTTCCTCTTCAATCGAAGATGCTACAGCAGAGTTGCCGATATTAGCATTGATTTTAACGTGAAACTGCCGCCCAATAATCATCGGCTCACTTTCTGGATGGTTGATGTTCGTTGGAATAATGGCACGGCCGGCCGCGATTTCGCTGCGCACAAACTCTGCACTCATCCCTTCGCGAATAGCGATGTATTCCATCTCAGAAGTAATGATCCCTTTGCGGGCGTAATGAAGCTGCGTAACATTTTGCCCTGTTTTGGCACGAAGCGGTTTCCTCGTTAACCCCGGGAATCGTTCCGCGCCTCGCTGCTCTGCTTTTTCAGCCGAAATAAATCCATTATCCTCAGGTTTGATTTCCCTGCCCTCATAGGGCTCTACATCACCACGCTGCAAAATCCATTCGCTGCGAATACCGGGCAAACCACGCCGAACATCTGCCTCA from Paenibacillus sp. FSL K6-3182 carries:
- the thiC gene encoding phosphomethylpyrimidine synthase ThiC, with protein sequence MSIFSTPLPGSRKVYVEGSKGNIRVPMREIALEASTGRNGEELPNEPVRVYDASGPYTDETYEADVRRGLPGIRSEWILQRGDVEPYEGREIKPEDNGFISAEKAEQRGAERFPGLTRKPLRAKTGQNVTQLHYARKGIITSEMEYIAIREGMSAEFVRSEIAAGRAIIPTNINHPESEPMIIGRQFHVKINANIGNSAVASSIEEEVEKMTWATRWGADTIMDLSTGKNIHTTREWIVRNSPVPVGTVPIYQALEKVNGKAEDLCWEVFRDTLIEQAEQGVDYFTIHAGVLLRYIPLTAKRVTGIVSRGGSIMAAWCLAHHKENFLYTHFEDICEIMKAYDVSFSLGDGLRPGSIADANDAAQFAELDTLGELTKIAWKHDVQVMIEGPGHVPMHLIKENMDRQLEVCDEAPFYTLGPLTTDIAPGYDHITSAIGAAMIGWFGTAMLCYVTPKEHLGLPNKEDVKEGVITYKIAAHAADLAKGHQGAKLRDDALSKARFEFRWRDQFHLSLDPERAMAYHDETLPADAAKSAHFCSMCGPKFCSMRITQDIREYAAQNDMETTEAIEAGMKEKSDAFKAAGSKIYG